One window of Streptomyces sp. FIT100 genomic DNA carries:
- a CDS encoding NAD-glutamate dehydrogenase has translation MQTKLDEAKAELLERAARVAEHSPGGGQLPTGSDSGKRPDQDTLLAYLQRYYLHTAPEDLTDRDPVDIFGAALSHYRLAENRPQGTANVRVHTPTVEENGWTCSHSVVEVVTDDMPFLVDSVTNELTRQGRGIHLVIHPQVVVRRDVTGKLIEVLSNEPNGRSGADGTAVTAPAKLPHDALTESWIHVEIDRETDRADLKQITADLLRVLSDVREAVEDWEKMRDAALRIADDLPSEPIADDLADEEVEEARELLRWLSSDHFTFLGYREYTLVDGDALAAVPGTGLGILRSDPHHSGDDAHGHPVSPSFNRLPADARAKAREHKLLILTKANSRATVHRPSYLDYVGVKKFDTDGNVIGERRFLGLFSSAAYTESVRRVPVIRRKVIEVLERAGFSPNSHDGRDLLQILETYPRDELFQTPVDELRSIVTSVLYLQERRRLRLYLRQEEYGRYYSALVYLPRDRFNTTVRERLTGILKEELGGTSVDFTLMSTESVLTRLHFVIRVPSGTELTHLTDADKDRIEARLAEAARSWDDGFAEALNAETGEERAAELLRKYGNSFTEGYKADHSPRAAVADLVHLEQLSHTGKDFALSLYEPVGAAPGERRFKIYRPGEQVSLSSVLPVLNRLGVEVIDERPYELRCADRTHAWIYDFGLRMPTPTGNGGDYLGDDARERFQDAFSAVWTGAAENDTFNSLVLRAGLNWREAVVLRAYAKYLRQAGSTFSQDYMEDTLLNNVHTTRLLINLFEARMAPDRQRAGTELIDALLEELDAALDQVASLDEDRILRSFLTVIKATLRTNFFQEAAGGQWHGYVSMKFDPQAIPDLPAPRPAYEIWVYSPRVEGVHLRFGKVARGGLRWSDRREDFRTEILGLVKAQMVKNTVIVPVGAKGGFVAKQLPDPSVDRDAWLAEGIACYKTFISALLDITDNLVAGEVVPPHDVVRHDEDDTYLVVAADKGTATFSDIANEVAIAYNFWLGDAFASGGSAGYDHKGMGITARGAWESVKRHFRELDHDTQTEDFTVVGVGDMSGDVFGNGMLLSEHIRLVAAFDHRHIFIDPEPDAAVSYAERRRLFELPRSSWADYNQELLSAGGGIHPRTAKSIPVNAHVRAALGIEAGVTKLTPAELMKAVLKAPVDLLWNGGIGTYVKSSAESNADVGDKANDVIRVDGADLRVQVVGEGGNLGLTQLGRIEFARHGGRINTDAIDNSAGVDTSDHEVNIKILLNGLVAEGDMTVKQRNKLLAEMTDEVGRLVLRNNYAQNVALANAVAQSPSLLHAHQRFMRRLGREGALDRALEFLPNDRQIRELLNNKQGLSQPELAVLLAYTKITTAEELIRTTLPDDPYLCGLLHAYFPKPLREKFPEAVDGHALRREIVTTVLVNDTVNTGGSTFLHRLREETGASIEEIVRAQTAARAIFGLGDVWDAVEGLDTQVAAAVQTRMRLHSRRLVERGTRWLLGNRPQPLELTETIEFFAAGVEQVWAELPKLLRGADLDWYQGLLEEFTAAGVPEGLALRVAGFSSAFPTLDIVAIADRTGKDPMAVAEIYYDLADRLRITELMDRIIELPRADRWQSMARASIREDLYAAHAALTSDVLSVGNGASTPEQRFQAWEEKNAAILGRARTTLEEIQGSDTFDLANLSVAMRTMRQLLRTHS, from the coding sequence ATGCAGACCAAGCTGGACGAAGCCAAGGCCGAGCTGCTCGAGAGGGCCGCCCGGGTAGCTGAGCACAGCCCGGGCGGGGGGCAACTTCCGACTGGGTCCGACAGCGGGAAGCGTCCCGACCAGGACACCCTCCTCGCGTACCTCCAGCGCTACTACCTGCACACCGCCCCCGAGGACCTCACCGACCGGGACCCGGTCGACATCTTCGGCGCAGCTCTTTCGCACTACCGGCTGGCGGAGAACCGCCCGCAGGGCACCGCCAACGTTCGCGTGCACACCCCGACCGTCGAGGAGAACGGCTGGACGTGCAGCCACTCCGTCGTCGAGGTCGTCACCGACGACATGCCGTTCCTGGTCGACTCGGTCACCAATGAGCTCACTCGCCAGGGCCGCGGCATCCACCTCGTGATCCACCCCCAGGTCGTCGTCCGCCGCGACGTCACCGGCAAGCTCATCGAGGTGCTCAGTAACGAGCCCAACGGCCGCTCCGGCGCCGACGGGACCGCCGTGACCGCCCCCGCCAAGCTGCCCCACGACGCCCTCACCGAGTCATGGATCCACGTCGAGATCGACCGCGAGACCGACCGCGCCGACCTCAAGCAGATCACCGCCGACCTGCTGCGCGTCCTGTCCGACGTCCGCGAGGCCGTCGAGGACTGGGAGAAGATGCGCGACGCCGCGCTGCGCATCGCCGACGACCTGCCGAGCGAGCCCATCGCCGACGACCTCGCCGACGAGGAGGTCGAAGAGGCCCGTGAGCTGCTGCGCTGGCTCTCCAGCGACCACTTCACCTTCCTCGGCTACCGCGAATACACCCTGGTCGACGGCGACGCCCTGGCCGCCGTCCCGGGCACCGGCCTTGGCATCCTCCGCTCCGACCCGCACCACAGCGGAGACGACGCCCACGGCCACCCCGTCTCGCCGTCCTTCAACCGGCTGCCGGCCGACGCCCGCGCCAAGGCCCGCGAGCACAAGCTGCTCATCCTCACCAAGGCCAACAGCCGTGCGACCGTGCACCGTCCCTCGTACCTCGACTACGTGGGCGTGAAGAAGTTCGACACCGACGGCAACGTGATCGGTGAGCGGCGCTTCCTCGGCCTGTTCTCCTCGGCCGCCTACACCGAGTCGGTGCGCCGTGTCCCCGTCATCCGCCGCAAGGTCATCGAGGTCCTGGAGCGCGCGGGCTTCTCGCCGAACAGCCATGACGGCCGCGACCTGCTGCAGATCCTGGAGACGTACCCGCGCGACGAGCTGTTCCAGACGCCCGTCGACGAGCTCCGCTCCATCGTGACGAGCGTGCTCTACCTCCAGGAGCGCCGCCGGCTGCGGCTGTACCTGCGCCAGGAGGAGTACGGCCGCTACTACTCGGCCCTCGTCTACCTGCCGCGCGACCGCTTCAACACCACCGTCCGCGAGCGCCTGACCGGCATCCTCAAGGAGGAGCTCGGCGGCACCAGCGTCGACTTCACCCTCATGAGCACCGAGTCGGTGCTCACCCGCCTCCACTTCGTCATCCGCGTCCCGTCCGGCACCGAGCTCACGCACCTGACCGACGCCGACAAGGACCGCATCGAGGCCCGGCTGGCCGAGGCCGCCCGCTCCTGGGACGACGGCTTCGCCGAGGCGCTCAACGCGGAGACCGGCGAGGAGCGCGCCGCCGAGCTGCTGCGCAAGTACGGCAACTCCTTCACCGAGGGCTACAAGGCCGACCACTCGCCGCGCGCCGCCGTCGCCGACCTCGTCCACCTGGAGCAGCTCAGCCACACCGGCAAGGACTTCGCCCTCTCCCTCTACGAGCCGGTCGGAGCCGCCCCCGGCGAGCGCCGCTTCAAGATCTACCGGCCGGGCGAGCAGGTCTCCCTCTCCTCCGTGCTGCCCGTCCTCAACCGCCTCGGCGTCGAGGTCATCGACGAGCGTCCGTACGAGCTGCGCTGCGCGGACCGTACGCACGCGTGGATCTACGACTTCGGTCTGCGGATGCCCACCCCCACGGGCAACGGCGGGGACTACCTCGGAGACGACGCCCGCGAGCGCTTCCAGGACGCCTTCTCGGCGGTCTGGACCGGTGCCGCGGAGAACGACACCTTCAACTCGCTCGTGCTGCGCGCCGGGCTCAACTGGCGCGAGGCCGTCGTGCTGCGCGCCTACGCCAAGTACCTGCGCCAGGCCGGGTCGACCTTCAGCCAGGACTACATGGAGGACACCCTCCTCAACAACGTCCACACCACCCGGCTGCTGATCAACCTCTTCGAGGCCCGGATGGCGCCGGACCGCCAGCGCGCCGGCACCGAGCTGATCGACGCCCTCCTCGAGGAGCTGGACGCCGCCCTGGACCAGGTCGCCTCGCTCGACGAGGACCGGATCCTGCGCTCCTTCCTCACCGTCATCAAGGCCACCCTGCGCACCAACTTCTTCCAGGAGGCGGCGGGCGGCCAGTGGCACGGCTATGTGTCGATGAAGTTCGACCCGCAGGCCATCCCGGACCTGCCGGCGCCCCGCCCGGCGTACGAGATCTGGGTGTACTCGCCGCGCGTCGAGGGTGTCCACCTGCGCTTCGGCAAGGTCGCGCGCGGCGGTCTGCGCTGGTCCGACCGGCGTGAGGACTTCCGTACGGAGATCCTCGGTCTGGTCAAGGCGCAGATGGTGAAGAACACGGTCATCGTGCCGGTCGGCGCCAAGGGCGGCTTCGTCGCCAAGCAGCTGCCGGACCCGTCCGTCGACCGCGACGCATGGCTCGCCGAGGGCATCGCCTGCTACAAGACCTTCATCTCGGCGCTGCTCGACATCACCGACAACCTGGTGGCCGGCGAGGTCGTGCCGCCGCACGACGTCGTGCGCCACGACGAGGACGACACGTACCTCGTCGTCGCCGCCGACAAGGGCACCGCGACCTTCTCGGACATCGCCAACGAGGTCGCCATCGCCTACAACTTCTGGCTGGGCGACGCCTTCGCCTCCGGCGGCTCGGCCGGTTACGACCACAAGGGCATGGGCATCACGGCCCGCGGCGCCTGGGAGTCCGTCAAGCGGCACTTCCGCGAGCTCGACCACGACACCCAGACCGAGGACTTCACGGTCGTCGGCGTCGGCGACATGTCCGGTGACGTGTTCGGCAACGGCATGCTGCTCTCCGAGCACATCCGGCTGGTCGCGGCCTTCGACCACCGCCACATCTTCATCGACCCGGAGCCGGACGCGGCCGTCTCGTACGCCGAGCGCCGCCGCCTGTTCGAGCTGCCCCGCTCGTCCTGGGCCGACTACAACCAGGAGCTGCTGTCGGCCGGCGGCGGCATCCACCCCCGTACGGCCAAGTCGATCCCCGTCAACGCGCATGTCCGGGCGGCCCTCGGTATCGAGGCGGGGGTCACCAAGCTGACCCCGGCCGAGCTGATGAAGGCGGTCCTCAAGGCCCCGGTGGACCTGCTGTGGAACGGCGGCATCGGTACGTACGTCAAGTCCTCCGCCGAGTCCAACGCCGACGTCGGTGACAAGGCCAACGACGTCATCCGGGTCGACGGCGCGGACCTGCGGGTCCAGGTCGTCGGCGAGGGCGGCAACCTGGGCCTGACCCAGCTGGGCCGGATCGAGTTCGCCCGCCACGGCGGCCGGATCAACACCGACGCCATCGACAACAGCGCGGGCGTGGACACCTCCGACCACGAGGTGAACATCAAGATCCTGCTGAACGGTCTGGTGGCCGAGGGCGACATGACCGTCAAGCAGCGCAACAAGCTGCTCGCCGAGATGACCGACGAGGTCGGCCGGCTGGTGCTGCGCAACAACTACGCGCAGAACGTGGCCCTGGCCAACGCGGTCGCCCAGTCGCCGAGCCTCCTCCACGCCCACCAGCGCTTCATGCGCAGGCTGGGCCGAGAGGGCGCGCTCGACCGGGCCCTGGAGTTCCTGCCGAACGACCGCCAGATCCGCGAGCTGCTCAACAACAAGCAGGGGCTGTCCCAGCCCGAGCTGGCCGTCCTGCTCGCCTACACCAAGATCACGACGGCCGAGGAGCTGATCCGGACCACGCTGCCGGACGACCCGTACCTGTGCGGTCTGCTGCACGCGTACTTCCCGAAGCCGCTGCGGGAGAAGTTCCCCGAGGCGGTCGACGGCCACGCGCTGCGCCGCGAGATCGTCACCACCGTCCTGGTCAACGACACCGTCAACACGGGCGGTTCGACCTTCCTGCACCGGCTGCGCGAGGAGACCGGGGCGTCGATCGAGGAGATCGTGCGCGCCCAGACCGCCGCGCGGGCGATCTTCGGACTCGGCGATGTGTGGGACGCCGTCGAGGGGCTCGACACCCAGGTCGCGGCCGCCGTCCAGACCCGGATGCGGCTGCATTCCCGCCGGCTCGTCGAGCGCGGTACGCGCTGGCTGCTGGGCAACCGGCCGCAGCCGCTGGAGCTGACGGAGACGATCGAGTTCTTCGCGGCGGGCGTCGAGCAGGTCTGGGCCGAGCTGCCGAAGCTGCTGCGCGGCGCCGACCTGGACTGGTACCAGGGACTCCTGGAGGAGTTCACGGCCGCGGGCGTCCCGGAGGGGCTGGCCCTGCGCGTCGCCGGATTCTCGTCCGCGTTCCCGACGCTCGACATCGTCGCGATCGCCGACCGGACCGGCAAGGACCCGATGGCCGTCGCCGAGATCTACTACGACCTGGCCGACCGGCTGCGGATCACCGAGCTGATGGACCGCATCATCGAGCTGCCGCGGGCCGACCGCTGGCAGTCCATGGCCCGCGCGTCCATCCGCGAGGACCTGTACGCGGCGCACGCGGCGCTCACGTCGGACGTGCTGTCGGTGGGCAACGGCGCCTCGACTCCGGAGCAGCGCTTCCAGGCGTGGGAGGAGAAGAACGCGGCGATCCTGGGCCGGGCGCGGACGACGCTGGAGGAGATCCAGGGCTCGGACACGTTCGACCTGGCGAACCTGTCGGTGGCGATGCGGACGATGCGGCAGCTGCTGCGCACGCACAGCTGA
- a CDS encoding HAD family hydrolase, translating to MGKHSAHLVWDWNGTLLDDIHAVIEATNASFAEIGLEPITLERYRDLYCVPVPLFYERLMGRLPTDEEWAVMDEVFHRHYWLRADACGLTAGAAQLLAERQASGSTQSLLSLAPHERLVPIVRSHGIEDRFVRVDGRIGASHAGKTEHMVRHLSALAGVEAERVVVIGDAVDDAVAAAHVGAKAVLYTGGSHSRVSLAAAGVPVVDSLAEAVAVAEELAA from the coding sequence ATGGGGAAGCACAGCGCGCATCTGGTCTGGGACTGGAACGGCACACTGCTCGACGACATCCACGCGGTCATCGAGGCGACGAACGCATCGTTCGCGGAGATAGGGCTTGAGCCGATCACGCTCGAGCGGTACCGGGACCTGTACTGCGTGCCCGTCCCGCTGTTCTACGAGCGGCTCATGGGCCGGCTGCCCACGGACGAGGAGTGGGCGGTCATGGACGAGGTGTTCCACCGGCACTACTGGCTGCGGGCTGATGCGTGCGGACTGACGGCGGGTGCGGCCCAGTTGCTCGCGGAGCGGCAGGCGTCGGGGAGTACGCAGTCGCTGCTGTCCCTCGCGCCGCACGAGCGGCTGGTGCCGATCGTGCGGAGCCATGGGATCGAGGACCGCTTCGTGCGGGTGGACGGGCGCATAGGCGCGTCGCACGCCGGCAAGACGGAGCACATGGTGCGGCATCTGTCCGCGCTGGCCGGCGTCGAGGCGGAGCGGGTCGTGGTGATCGGTGACGCGGTGGACGACGCGGTGGCGGCGGCGCACGTCGGGGCGAAGGCGGTGCTGTACACCGGGGGGTCGCACAGCCGGGTGAGCCTGGCGGCGGCGGGGGTGCCGGTGGTGGACTCGCTGGCGGAGGCGGTCGCGGTGGCGGAGGAGCTGGCGGCGTAG
- a CDS encoding Rv3235 family protein, with protein sequence MDHASARTRTKPGGRHDSRGPGRTPPATTRGRSRLPRYWFAERLLSVLSGARPVHWMLGHTIGDAYEHLIQLAPGAPLAVNGLRPVVRHCDEYVPRPGVIEAFARISTGDRVSAMAFRLEQGPDLRWRCAAVELGGERTAVASHA encoded by the coding sequence ATGGACCACGCCTCGGCCAGGACGCGTACAAAGCCCGGCGGCCGCCACGACAGCCGCGGCCCGGGCCGCACCCCGCCGGCCACGACCAGAGGGAGGTCCCGCCTCCCCCGCTACTGGTTCGCCGAACGCCTGCTCTCGGTCCTCAGCGGCGCCCGCCCGGTCCACTGGATGCTCGGCCACACCATCGGAGACGCCTACGAGCACCTGATCCAGCTCGCTCCGGGCGCACCGCTCGCGGTGAACGGGCTGCGACCCGTCGTGCGCCACTGCGACGAGTACGTCCCCCGCCCCGGCGTCATCGAGGCGTTCGCCCGCATCAGCACGGGCGACCGTGTCAGCGCCATGGCCTTCCGCCTGGAGCAGGGCCCGGACCTGCGCTGGCGCTGCGCGGCGGTGGAACTCGGCGGCGAACGCACGGCGGTCGCCTCGCACGCCTGA
- a CDS encoding DJ-1/PfpI family protein produces MTVQILIVTGDAAESLEVLYPYQRLREEGYEVHIAAPARKKLQFVVHDFEPGFDTYTEKPGYTWPADLAFSEVDPGDYAAVVIPGGRAPEYLRNDPELRKILKSFFDADKPVAQICHGPLLTAATGGLTGRRVTAYPALELDMQAAGASFRDTEAVVDGTLVSSRAWPDHPAWMREFLTVLRAKAPLS; encoded by the coding sequence ATGACTGTGCAGATCCTGATCGTCACCGGCGATGCGGCCGAGTCCCTCGAGGTCCTTTATCCGTACCAGCGGCTCCGCGAGGAGGGGTACGAGGTGCACATCGCGGCCCCCGCCCGCAAGAAGCTCCAGTTCGTGGTCCATGACTTCGAGCCGGGCTTCGACACGTATACGGAGAAGCCGGGCTACACCTGGCCCGCCGACCTGGCCTTCTCGGAGGTCGACCCGGGCGACTACGCAGCGGTCGTCATCCCCGGCGGCCGGGCGCCCGAGTACCTCCGCAACGACCCCGAGCTCCGCAAGATCCTCAAGTCCTTCTTCGACGCGGACAAGCCGGTGGCCCAGATCTGCCACGGCCCCCTCCTCACCGCCGCCACCGGCGGCCTCACGGGCCGCAGAGTGACGGCCTATCCCGCCCTCGAACTCGACATGCAGGCCGCCGGAGCGTCCTTCCGGGACACCGAAGCGGTCGTCGACGGCACCCTGGTCTCCTCCCGCGCCTGGCCGGACCACCCCGCATGGATGCGCGAATTCCTCACGGTCCTGCGCGCGAAGGCCCCCCTGAGCTGA
- a CDS encoding DUF6912 family protein translates to MRVYVPLTLPGLAEAHKAGELGPGPLTAYAVTPALREWYVSDDIEELEYAALSRAAAASLRLLAGDPGALRRRVVVAVDVPDGAAVADPGQGLGSASLGEVRIASGVPLAKAAAVHVDSDDADADVAAAADALGAADHGDDDAQFVVDGAEDHELLWFGVQEIPGLIG, encoded by the coding sequence ATGCGCGTCTACGTACCCCTGACCCTCCCCGGTCTCGCAGAGGCGCACAAGGCGGGCGAACTGGGTCCCGGGCCCCTCACGGCGTACGCCGTGACGCCCGCGCTGCGCGAGTGGTACGTGTCCGACGACATCGAGGAGCTCGAGTACGCCGCGCTGAGCCGGGCCGCGGCGGCATCGCTGCGGCTGCTCGCCGGGGACCCCGGAGCGCTCCGGCGCCGGGTCGTCGTCGCCGTCGATGTGCCGGACGGGGCCGCGGTCGCCGATCCCGGGCAGGGGCTCGGTTCCGCGTCGCTCGGCGAGGTGCGGATCGCGTCCGGTGTGCCGCTGGCCAAGGCGGCGGCGGTGCATGTGGATTCCGACGACGCGGACGCCGATGTGGCCGCGGCGGCGGACGCGCTCGGCGCGGCGGATCACGGGGACGACGACGCGCAGTTCGTCGTGGACGGCGCGGAGGACCACGAACTGCTGTGGTTCGGGGTGCAGGAGATCCCCGGGCTCATCGGCTGA